A window of Silurus meridionalis isolate SWU-2019-XX chromosome 4, ASM1480568v1, whole genome shotgun sequence contains these coding sequences:
- the ube2s gene encoding ubiquitin-conjugating enzyme E2 S: MNSNVENLPPQVLRLVYKEVSALAADPPEGIKIYPSEEDITELHTAIEGPEGTPYAGGVFRMRLVLGKDFPAVPPRGYFLTKIFHPNVGHKGEICVNVLKRDWKAELGLRHVLLTIKCLLIHPNPESALNEEAGRLLLEDYAEYASRAHLLTEIHAMGGSSGAPEPDGPQPKKHAGDPSKRAITAGAANTVATTNGTNSSSASGTSSSNNTGVAKKKTDKKRALRRL, translated from the exons ATG AACTCGAATGTGGAGAACCTGCCTCCCCAAGTTTTAAGACTGGTGTATAAAGAAGTGTCTGCACTGGCAGCAGACCCACCAGAGGGAATCAAAATTTACCCCAGCGAGGAAGACATCACAGAACTTCACACTGCCATTGAGGGGCCAG AAGGGACCCCGTATGCAGGAGGTGTGTTCAGAATGCGCTTGGTCTTGGGGAAGGATTTTCCTGCCGTACCACCCCGGGGCTATTTCCTGACCAAGATATTTCATCCAAATGTTGGCCACAAGGGTGAGATCTGTGTCAATGTACTGAAGAGAGACTGGAAGGCAGAGCTCGGCCTCAGACATGTATTACTG ACCATTAAATGCTTACTGATTCATCCAAATCCAGAGTCAGCTCTGAATGAAGAGGCCGGGAGGTTACTGTTGGAGGACTATGCAGAATATGCCTCCCGTGCCCACCTATTAACCGAGATCCACGCTATGGGAGGAAGCTCAGGAGCTCCAGAGCCCGATGGACCACAGCCCAAGAAACACGCAGGAGATCCGAGCAAACGTGCAATTACAGCTGGCGCTGCGAATACTGTTGCTACAACCAATGGCACAAATAGTAGCAGTGCCAGTGGTACAAGCAGTAGCAATAATACCGGAGTTGCTAAAAAGAAAACGGACAAAAAACGAGCTTTAAGGCGACTATAA